Proteins co-encoded in one Anguilla anguilla isolate fAngAng1 chromosome 16, fAngAng1.pri, whole genome shotgun sequence genomic window:
- the LOC118215546 gene encoding induced during hyphae development protein 1-like, producing the protein MALRHVLWTLLLCNVLTCSICGVQKVSSYGAVQYQSAVGRPEPPSRPRPRSHARATAFQPGTAVKGGGAPYSPLSQENQQSRVLHDQREDVQRHAVAARGEAAPVIREQVKLIPVFHGRPDPNAARSQVIQFGSAQTGSASRVVDQLLSGYSPAGGGGGGTLGGVNSHVPAQRRPGHSRLTIFGSRQSTGTSYGSHYNSASTGPGHVTSEMVVRRDQDLPARYLATGHFTPGGDALHKPTSTPYVNANAAEGSFFSGQRIPHEPAQILNAANLGTRYSGTSHYGENVNAAHLGTRYSGTRRYGENVNTAHLDTRYSGTRRYIQSLNTASSSVLKVPGGHEAGSRAGSSETGHRTYTQDRNVASGSEVKFPTRTVQFMPGGAAPSSSWGSSSRFDASLVRPDTSSTGSVKGGSGSASHRQGSSTGSVSHRQESSTGSVKGGSGSASHRQDSSQHSYSRPAE; encoded by the exons ATGGCTCTTCGACATGTTTTATG GACCCTCTTGCTTTGTAATGTGTTAACATGCAGCATATGTGGTGTTCAGAAAG TCAGCAGCTACGGCGCTGTCCAATATCAAAGTGCCGTGGGAAGACCTGAGCCCCCCTCACGCCCGCGTCCCCGCAGCCACGCACGCGCCACTGCATTCCAACCTGGGACCGCCGTCAAGGGCGGAGGCGCACCCTACAGCCCCCTCTCTCAGGAAAACCAACAGTCCAGAGTTTTGCACGACCAGAGGGAAGATGTCCAGCGTCACGCCGTCGCTGCCCGAGGTGAAGCTGCCCCCGTCATCCGGGAGCAGGTCAAGCTGATCCCCGTCTTCCATGGCCGCCCTGACCCGAATGCCGCTCGGTCGCAAGTGATCCAGTTCGGGTCTGCCCAGACTGGGAGTGCGTCCCGTGTAGTTGACCAGCTGTTGAGTGGCTATAGcccggctggaggaggaggaggaggcacgCTGGGGGGCGTCAACAGCCACGTCCCCGCCCAGAGGAGGCCCGGCCACAGTCGTCTCACCATCTTCGGTTCCAGGCAGAGCACAGGCACCTCTTACGGTTCCCATTACAACTCGGCAAGTACAGGCCCCGGTCACGTTACCTCTGAAATGGTAGTCCGGAGGGACCAGGACTTGCCTGCGAGATATCTGGCCACGGGACACTTTACACCAGGTGGCGATGCCCTCCACAAACCTACCTCAACCCCATATGTGAATGCCAATGCAGCTGAGGGCTCCTTTTTCTCTGGTCAGAGAATCCCCCACGAACCTGCTCAAATCTTAAATGCGGCTAATTTGGGCACGCGCTACTCTGGAACCAGCCACTACGGTGAAAACGTAAATGCGGCTCATTTGGGCACGCGCTACTCTGGAACTCGCCGCTACGGTGAAAACGTAAATACAGCTCATTTGGACACGCGCTACTCTGGAACCCGCCGCTACATTCAAAGCTTAAACACGGCTTCTAGTTCTGTCCTGAAGGTCCCCGGTGGCCATGAAGCAGGCTCAAGGGCAGGCAGTTCAGAAACGGGCCACCGAACCTACACCCAAGATCGTAATGTCGCTTCTGGCTCTGAAGTTAAGTTCCCCACCAGAACTGTTCAGTTTATGCCAGGTGGAGCCGCTCCTTCCTCTAGTTGGGGGTCCTCCTCTCGCTTTGACGCCAGCCTGGTCAGACCAGACACGAGCTCCACTGGGTCGGTGAAGGGTGGGAGTGGCTCGGCGAGCCACAGGCAGGGCTCTTCCACTGGGTCGGTGAGCCACAGGCAGGAGTCCTCCACTGGGTCGGTGAAGGGTGGGAGTGGCTCGGCGAGCCACAGGCAGGACTCCtctcagcacagctacagcaggCCTGCAG AATGA